The Verrucomicrobiota bacterium genome includes a window with the following:
- a CDS encoding DUF3293 domain-containing protein, whose translation MRTGILNPAIPFEPSFESCIQTHPKRTPPTTTVHGAGIRPRAIDPPGASSRYHHVANARLDAWKARAHSAAVKDAYHQTVFLVLDDGKSWPREFAVLTACNPDGTLIGDDENARRTEALRRQLEARGLVLGRVDGCSPDLVHREPGFAARLTVEDAVVLGRWFQQEAVFFVRGDEVLLVPCDGAVPVSLGSWQKRAITTRGIAR comes from the coding sequence ATGCGGACCGGGATTCTGAACCCGGCGATTCCATTCGAGCCGTCATTCGAGTCGTGCATACAGACGCATCCTAAGCGAACCCCTCCGACAACCACAGTCCATGGCGCGGGAATTCGCCCGCGGGCGATCGATCCACCCGGCGCGTCATCCCGCTACCACCACGTGGCCAACGCGCGGCTTGATGCCTGGAAGGCCCGTGCGCACTCTGCCGCGGTGAAGGACGCCTACCACCAAACCGTGTTCCTTGTGCTGGACGATGGGAAGTCGTGGCCGCGCGAGTTTGCCGTCCTCACGGCGTGCAACCCGGACGGCACGCTCATCGGGGACGACGAAAACGCGCGACGGACGGAAGCGCTACGACGCCAACTCGAAGCGCGCGGCTTGGTGCTCGGCCGCGTGGACGGTTGTTCGCCCGACCTCGTGCATCGCGAACCTGGGTTCGCGGCCCGGCTCACCGTCGAGGACGCGGTCGTGCTTGGACGGTGGTTCCAGCAGGAAGCGGTTTTCTTTGTGCGCGGCGACGAGGTATTGCTGGTGCCGTGCGATGGTGCCGTGCCCGTTTCGCTCGGATCTTGGCAGAAACGCGCCATCACGACCCGGGGCATTGCGCGCTGA
- a CDS encoding DUF1738 domain-containing protein: MSDPATYLMAEPGSWVEEVAHPGAAEESAHETALRENVAAEPKPKSKADALYDKLVAELIAAMEQGEMPWQRPWFCQLPANLYSKREYQCLNSFVLESQRKCCGYKTSWWITAKQAAKLGGAIRADQLDKSSFVFCVRRCTYLTRDGSGRHIHVPHLMVRIHDVFNFDQTEGLEKHRPPGPSVDFHPIEEAEQIVRGYIDPPVMRENDTRAYYRPHADIVGMPSRHDFISVEEFYATLFHELVHSTGHEKRTQRLLKGKWRRDCVEAYAREELVAELGASFLCAKAGFQSRTAKNSAAYVQSWLKALRHDKRFLFWAAGNAQKASDWILGKRPTGDGTGATEVDSMVLDPGWGDFE; encoded by the coding sequence ATGAGCGACCCAGCGACCTATCTGATGGCCGAGCCGGGAAGTTGGGTGGAAGAGGTCGCGCACCCTGGCGCAGCCGAGGAGTCTGCGCATGAAACCGCCCTTCGCGAGAATGTCGCCGCCGAGCCGAAGCCAAAGTCCAAGGCCGACGCCCTCTACGACAAGCTGGTCGCGGAACTGATCGCCGCGATGGAACAAGGCGAGATGCCGTGGCAGAGGCCGTGGTTCTGCCAGTTGCCAGCCAACCTGTATTCCAAGCGGGAGTATCAATGCCTCAACTCCTTCGTGCTTGAGTCTCAACGTAAGTGCTGCGGCTACAAGACAAGCTGGTGGATCACGGCCAAGCAGGCGGCCAAGCTCGGCGGGGCAATCCGCGCCGACCAACTCGACAAGTCCAGCTTTGTCTTCTGCGTCCGGCGGTGCACCTATCTCACCCGGGACGGTTCGGGACGCCACATCCATGTCCCGCATCTCATGGTGCGTATCCACGACGTGTTCAACTTCGACCAGACCGAGGGACTCGAAAAACACAGGCCACCTGGGCCGAGCGTTGACTTTCATCCCATCGAGGAGGCGGAGCAGATTGTCCGGGGTTACATCGACCCGCCCGTCATGCGCGAGAACGACACCCGCGCTTACTACCGGCCGCACGCGGACATTGTCGGGATGCCGAGCCGGCATGATTTCATTTCAGTGGAGGAGTTTTATGCGACGCTGTTCCATGAACTCGTGCACTCGACAGGACACGAGAAGCGGACCCAACGGCTGCTCAAAGGCAAGTGGCGGCGGGACTGTGTCGAGGCCTATGCGCGGGAGGAACTCGTCGCGGAACTGGGCGCGTCGTTCCTGTGCGCGAAGGCGGGCTTCCAGTCGCGCACGGCCAAGAACTCCGCCGCCTACGTGCAGAGCTGGCTCAAGGCGCTGCGTCACGACAAGCGGTTCCTCTTCTGGGCCGCCGGCAACGCGCAGAAGGCCAGCGATTGGATTTTGGGGAAGCGGCCAACCGGCGATGGGACCGGGGCGACAGAAGTCGACAGCATGGTCCTGGATCCCGGATGGGGCGATTTCGAATAA